A portion of the Acidobacteriaceae bacterium genome contains these proteins:
- a CDS encoding lmo0937 family membrane protein, with protein MFILLAVILLVLWVGGFFVMHISGFLIHLLIIFAVISLVMQLITGRKS; from the coding sequence ATGTTTATCCTTTTGGCTGTCATTCTTTTAGTGCTTTGGGTCGGCGGTTTTTTCGTCATGCACATCAGCGGGTTTTTAATTCATCTGCTCATCATCTTTGCGGTCATTTCGCTGGTTATGCAGTTGATCACCGGCCGTAAATCCTGA
- a CDS encoding DUF3309 family protein — translation MMLILVIVLVLLLFGSFPVFPYSRNWGYRGSGLLGTILTIVVILWLLNWV, via the coding sequence ATGATGTTGATTTTGGTTATTGTTCTCGTCCTACTGCTGTTTGGCTCGTTCCCTGTGTTCCCCTACTCGCGGAACTGGGGCTATCGCGGTAGCGGATTGCTGGGTACGATCCTGACCATCGTTGTCATTCTTTGGCTTTTGAACTGGGTATAG
- a CDS encoding MFS transporter: protein MRAFRSRNFRLFFTGQSISLIGTWMTRIATGWLVYKLTHSAKMLGIVGFAGQIPTFLLAPFAGVWIERMDRRKLLVWTQVLAGIQSLTIAFLTLAKVITIHELLLLSACQGIINAFDMPGRQAALVKMVNDRESLRSAIALNSSMVNIARLIGPAIAGLLIAAVGEGWCFLVDGLSYIAVIASLLMMRLDSSKGVSKAPPKMIEGLKDGWAYVSTFLPVRTILLLFAVVSLMGFPYMVLMPLFASDVLHGGAHMLGWLSSASGIGAVISAITLALRRGVRGLTRMIQIACFLFGGGLILLGYSHWFVLSMVALLFIGFGMMQGIAASNTVIQTLVPEDKRGRVMSYYTVAFVGMAPFGSLLGGTLANRFGPQHTVMLTGAVCILGAAWFSTQLPKIREEMRPVYEELGILPKKPLEPAVNS, encoded by the coding sequence TTGCGGGCGTTTCGCTCTCGCAACTTCCGCCTCTTTTTCACCGGTCAAAGCATCTCGCTGATTGGTACGTGGATGACGCGTATCGCAACTGGCTGGCTGGTGTACAAGCTGACGCACTCGGCAAAAATGCTGGGAATTGTGGGTTTTGCGGGACAAATTCCTACGTTTCTGCTGGCTCCATTCGCTGGTGTGTGGATTGAGCGGATGGACCGGCGCAAGCTGCTGGTGTGGACGCAGGTACTTGCCGGCATTCAATCGCTGACAATCGCTTTCCTCACCCTGGCCAAGGTCATCACCATACATGAACTGCTGCTACTGAGTGCGTGTCAGGGGATCATCAACGCGTTTGACATGCCGGGACGGCAGGCAGCGCTGGTCAAGATGGTCAACGACCGCGAATCGCTGCGTTCAGCGATTGCTCTGAACTCTTCGATGGTGAACATTGCGAGGCTGATCGGGCCAGCTATCGCCGGGCTGCTGATTGCGGCCGTTGGCGAAGGCTGGTGCTTCCTGGTGGACGGCCTGAGCTACATTGCGGTGATCGCTTCCCTGCTGATGATGAGGCTCGATAGCTCCAAGGGAGTCAGCAAGGCCCCACCCAAGATGATTGAAGGGCTGAAGGACGGATGGGCGTACGTTTCGACGTTTCTGCCTGTCCGAACGATTCTGCTGCTCTTTGCGGTTGTCAGCCTGATGGGCTTTCCGTACATGGTGTTGATGCCGCTATTTGCTTCCGATGTACTGCACGGCGGGGCGCATATGCTGGGCTGGCTTTCCTCAGCAAGCGGGATAGGCGCGGTGATTTCTGCGATTACGCTTGCGCTGCGGCGTGGCGTGCGCGGGTTGACCCGAATGATCCAGATTGCCTGCTTCCTCTTTGGTGGCGGCCTTATTCTGCTGGGCTATTCTCATTGGTTTGTGCTGTCGATGGTGGCGCTGTTGTTTATCGGCTTTGGGATGATGCAAGGTATCGCGGCCAGCAATACGGTGATTCAGACGCTGGTTCCCGAGGACAAGCGGGGTCGCGTGATGAGTTATTACACTGTAGCGTTTGTAGGTATGGCTCCGTTTGGAAGCTTGCTGGGAGGGACGTTGGCAAACCGCTTCGGACCGCAACACACGGTGATGTTGACGGGAGCCGTCTGCATCCTGGGTGCGGCATGGTTCTCGACGCAACTGCCGAAGATCCGCGAGGAGATGCGGCCAGTCTATGAGGAGCTAGGCATTCTTCCGAAGAAGCCGCTGGAACCCGCTGTCAACAGCTAG